The following proteins come from a genomic window of Chaetodon auriga isolate fChaAug3 chromosome 16, fChaAug3.hap1, whole genome shotgun sequence:
- the tnrc6c1 gene encoding trinucleotide repeat-containing gene 6C protein isoform X6 translates to MVGRHVSTELPPQSGQGAQYDNPLWGHLPANRSATSAASSTNFSGWDQLIIDQKDTEAWPSITLSQSQAPPGGCPLDTDPGHLTSSGSSSSSSSSSTSSSCSAVSMATGANSQTGHFPANHLSSKANSGPSPANHTGTSMLSSQVASSRSWGSGPGPSHCPPQSSVGSEGKSDSPVGGGGSRGWGSSSSSSATNFNLNLNPNANPSAWPMLGHDGGGTGAGSSGGANTISPPQPTPNLCNPPGPSPAQTSTCTGANTNSNSSGIGSAWGSIMASDTSEPHPSPSTNVSFSSEPQNLKTDGPNHTNKQEPPSPIRNLPGWGSAPVGLGSMGQPPPGGPQVNGEDGTSVWGNSSDSKAPSSKEAPGWDSAWGHGGGGAGNSGGWGDQSAGGWGKQHTEEAQGSWDAPSSPPQDPQSSPWSRAVSTAGASEGSSDSMEGHPRHRDHSSRDNPAPLLPAQDLDPRVLCNTGWGQTPVRQHTSWDMDDTKRKNDVGTESWGSGQTTPSDAQGPSNTNMGPSQRTEPGSKNDVPGSQGASGWGGSIAATNQPSSGWGEPANNIKPPSGPGGWGTPSTGGSTTNIPKNGNQSWGEEKTAGWDDSHIKATPQSWGEQPKASHSWGNSGGSNNAGDWREPEESKKSPTNPGWEGEAAGWKEKPRGWGMPSSGPGISGAGGNAGWGEPVCQRPSGPPQGWGAKPQDGPSGSSGAGSMGSWGGSGSVKQSGGWGGSKQESSAEPTGWEEPSPPSIRRKMEIDDGTSAWGDPGTYNKTVNLWDRNNPGMSQAKVTTGGNNPPGPNNNHPLSHNHPYHGPPAPLQNHTQNSQNPGPSSGPMDPIVQHQSGPAHNRGPLIAQGWGEIPSSHSKSESSWGEPAPSPVSVDNGTSAWGKPTGSCGGWGDGNPDSYGRGNSAMTSASCKPAPKPMQDGWGGGGEELNLSGGQWDAEEGDMWNSAASQESNSSCNSWGNASKKVPPKGKVPGKQEDAWIMNRLIKQLTDMGFPRDPAEEALKSNNMNLDQAMSALLEKKTELDKRGMGITGHDYNNGLINKPMSCPRPPLLSKDPSAEPRLPFMDKQMQSGMFGGGGAAQARAMQQPQPPPQPPVPPLSSSQPSLRAQVPQFLSPQVQAQLLQFAAKNIGLNPALLTSPINPQHMTLLNQLYQLQLAYQRLQIQQQMLQAQRNVSGPIRQQEQQVARTINNMQQQIQQHQRQLAQALLMKQQQQQPPPSHSGLHPGGAKSSLDSFPGHPQAPGLPDLQTKEPQSSPNTYSPYSLSGLNPNMNVNCMEVGSLSMKEPPQPQSRLSQWTHPHSIESLSGNSSPLEPNLGKHGANLGPPGKPHQLEDSYSPYNLMSSSESPTSPLVPPDSWGQGKSSSDKMANGTNINWPPEFCPGVPWKGLQNIDPETDPNVTPGSVPSGPTINTNIQDVNRYLLRDRSGGKLSEMKSTWSPGPISHSQASLSHELWKVPQGPRSSNTAPSRPPPGLTNTKPSSTWGANSLGLAQGWSSSYTTAGTTWSTDSSTRTSSWLVLRNLTPQIDGSTLRTLCMQHGPLITFHLNLTQGNAVVRYSSKDEAAKAQKSLHMCVLGNTTILAEFAGEEEVNRFFAQGQLLGGTTSWQATPGTNQTRMGGAGSGASHPIGHSPHWNNNNGSSSSSSSGLGTGGSKTGGELLWGGVQQYSSLWGPPSGEEGRVMGSPTPINTLLPGDLLSGESM, encoded by the exons ATGGTTGGGAGGCACGTCTCCACAG AACTGCCCCCACAGAGCGGCCAGGGAGCCCAGTATGATAATCCCCTCTGGGGACACCTGCCAGCCAACAGGAGTGCCACAAGTGCTGCATCTTCCACCAATTTCAGTGGCTGGGATCAACTGATCATTGACCAGAAGGACACAGAGGCTTGGCCCTCTATTACCCTCAGCCAGAGCCAGGCCCCTCCAGGAGGATGCCCTTTGGACACTGACCCTGGTCACCTGaccagcagcggcagcagcagcagcagcagcagcagtagtactagtagtagttGTAGTGCAGTGAGTATGGCCACAGGGGCCAACAGCCAGACAGGCCACTTCCCTGCCAACCACCTTAGCAGCAAGGCCAACAGTGGGCCCAGCCCTGCCAATCATACTGGAACCAGCATGCTCTCTAGCCAGGTTGCATCCAGTCGCAGCTGGGGCTCTGGGCCTGGACCTTCCCACTGCCCCCCCCAGTCCTCAGTGGGGAGTGAAGGGAAGAGTGACAGCCCAGTGgggggaggaggcagcaggggCTGGGGCTCTTCTTCGTCATCCTCCGCCACCAACTTTAACTTGAACCTAAACCCTAATGCCAACCCTTCTGCCTGGCCCATGTTGGGGCATGATGGAGGTGGCACAGGGGCAGGCAGCTCAGGGGGAGCCAACACCATTTCACCTCCACAACCTACACCCAACCTCTGTAATCCACCTGGCCCCTCTCCAGCCCAGACCAGCACCTGTACCGGAGCCAACACTAACAGCAACTCCTCGGGGATTGGCAGCGCCTGGGGTAGCATAATGGCCTCTGACACTTCAGAGCCACACCCCTCCCCGTCCACGAATGTGTCTTTCAGTTCAGAACCTCAGAACCTTAAAACTGATGGACCAAATCACACTAATAAGCAGGAACCCCCCAGCCCCATCCGCAACTTGCCTGGCTGGGGTAGTGCACCTGTAGGCTTGGGTTCCATGGGGCAGCCTCCACCAGGGGGCCCACAGGTCAATGGAGAAGATGGCACCTCAGTATGGGGTAACAGTAGCGATTCAAAGGCACCTTCATCTAAGGAGGCACCTGGTTGGGACTCTGCCTGGGGccatggaggaggtggagcaggaaACTCTGGAGGCTGGGGTGACCAGTCTGCTGGAGGATGGGGGAAGCAGCACACTGAAGAGGCCCAGGGAAGCTGGGATGCCCCCAGCTCTCCTCCCCAGGATCCACAATCTAGTCCTTGGAGCAGAGCTGTGAGCACAGCTGGTGCCAGTGAGGGGAGCAGTGACAGCATGGAAGGACATCCCCGGCACAGAGACCACTCATCCAGAGATAatccagctcctctgctgcctgcccAGGATCTAGACCCCAGGGTGTTGTGCAACACTGGCTGGGGACAGACTCCTGTTCGCCAGCACACCTCCTGGGACATGGACGATACTAAACGCAAGAATGATGTGGGCACTGAATCATGGGGATCTGGCCAAACCACTCCAAGCGATGCCCAGGGGCCCTCCAACACGAACATGGGCCCCTCTCAGAGGACTGAACCTGGGAGCAAAAATGATGTGCCTGGTTCTCAGGGAGCTTCAGGTTGGGGTGGAAGTATAGCTGCTACCAACCAGCCTAGCTCTGGCTGGGGAGAGCCAGCCAACAACATTAAGCCCCCAAGTGGCCCTGGTGGCTGGGGGACCCCTTCAACAGGAGGTTCCACCACTAATATACCCAAGAATGGGAATCAGTCCtggggagaggagaagacagcTGGGTGGGATGACTCTCACATCAAGGCAACACCCCAGAGCTGGGGAGAACAACCCAAAGCATCCCACAGCTGGGGCAATAGTGGAGGGAGCAATAATGCAGGGGACTGGAGAGAACCAGAGGAGAGCAAAAAGAGTCCCACCAACCCTGGGTGggagggagaagcagcaggcTGGAAGGAAAAACCACGAGGCTGGGGAATGCCTTCTTCAGGACCTGGGATatctggagctggaggaaatgCGGGTTGGGGAGAGCCCGTTTGTCAGCGTCCTAGTGGCCCTCCCCAAGGTTGGGGGGCAAAGCCTCAGGATGGGCCCAGTGGTAGTAGTGGAGCAGGAAGCATGGGCTCTTGGGGTGGCTCAGGCTCAGTGAAGCAAAGTGGAGGCTGGGGTGGCAGTAAGCAGGAGTCCTCAGCTGAGCCTACAGGCTGGGAAGAGCCCTCCCCACCTTCAATCCGGCGTAAGATGGAGATCGATGATGGGACCTCAGCTTGGGGTGACCCTGGTACCTACAACAAGACAGTCAACCTGTGGGACAGAAACAATCCAGGAATGTCCCAGGCTAAAGTTACCACTGGAGGCAATAACCCCCCAggccccaacaacaaccacccCCTCTCTCACAATCACCCTTATCATGGCCCGCCTGCACCTTTACAGAACCACACCCAAAACTCCCAAAACCCAGGACCCAGCAGTGGGCCCATGGATCCTATTGTCCAACACCAGTCTGGGCCAGCTCACAACAGGGGTCCCCTGATAGCTCAAG GTTGGGGAGAGATACCCAGCTCCCACTCAAAATCAGAGAGCTCTTGGGGGGAACCTGCACCCTCTCCGGTCAGCGTGGACAATGGGACATCTGCCTGGGGCAAGCCTACCGGGAGCTGTGGAGGCTGGGGAGACGGCAACCCAGATAGCTATGGCAGGGGAAACTCGGCGATGACATCTGCATCTTGCAAACCTG CCCCAAAACCTATGCAAGACGgatggggaggtggaggtgaagagcTCAACTTGTCGGGGGGTCAGTGGGATGCTGAGGAGGGAGACATGTGGAACAGCGCTGCCTCCCAGGAGAGCAACTCCTCCTGTAACTCTTGGGGCAATGCATCTAAAAAGGTCCCACCGAAG GGAAAGGTCCCGGGGAAGCAAGAAGATGCCTGGATCATGAATCGTCtcatcaaacagctgacagacatgGGCTTCCCT AGGGATCCAGCAGAGGAGGCTCTGAAGAGCAACAACATGAACCTGGATCAGGCCATGAGTGCCCTGctagagaagaagacagagctgGACAAGCGGGGGATGGGGATAACTGGCCACGACTACAACAACGGGCTCATCAACAAGCCCATGAGCTGCCCTCGGCCTCCGCTTCTTTCCAAAGACCCCTCAGCAGAACCTCGCTTGCCCTTCATGGATAAg CAGATGCAGAGTGGAATGTTTGGCGGTGGTGGAGCAGCACAAGCCCGGGCCATGCAGCAGCCGCAGCCGCCTCCTCAGCCACCAGTGCCGCCTCTCAGTTCCTCTCAGCCTAGTCTACGTGCTCAAGTGCCTCAGTTTCTCTCCCCTcag GTTCAAGCACAGCTCTTACAGTTTGCAGCAAAAAACATTGGTCTGAATCCTGCACTTTTAACCTCACCAATAAACCCTCAACATATGACCCTTCTGAATCaactttaccagctgcaactg GCATACCAGCGTTTACAAATTCAGCAGCAGATGTTGCAGGCGCAGCGCAATGTTTCTGGCCCCATTCGACAACAAGAGCAGCAA GTTGCACGTACAATCAAtaacatgcagcagcagatccaACAGCACCAGCGTCAGCTGGCCCAGGCTCTgctgatgaagcagcagcaacagcagccgcCCCCTTCCCACTCGGGCCTGCATCCTGGTGGGGCCAAATCCAGCCTGGATTCATTTCCAGGTCACCCCCAGGCTCCAGGCCTCCCTGACCTGCAGACCAAAGAGCCGCAGTCATCTCCCAACACCTACAGCCCCTACTCTCTCT ctgGACTGAATCCAAACATGAATGTAAACTGCATGGAGGTGGGAAGTCTGTCTATGAAGGAACCCCCCCAGCCTCAGTCGCGCCTGTCGCAGTGGACGCATCCCCACTCCATCGAAAGCCTCTCTGGAAACTCCTCTCCTCTAGAGCCCAACCTGGGCAAGCATG GTGCCAACCTGGGTCCCCCTGGTAAGCCCCATCAGCTGGAGGATTCTTACAGTCCCTACAACCTGATGTCCAGCTCAGAGTCACCTACCAGTCCCCTGGTCCCCCCAGACAGCTGGGGGCAGGGCAAGAGCAGCAGTGACAAGATGGCCAATGGGACCAATATCAACTGGCCACCAG aGTTCTGCCCCGGTGTGCCCTGGAAGGGCCTCCAGAATATCGACCCGGAGACTGACCCCAACGTGACCCCCGGCAGTGTCCCCAGCGGGCCCACCATCAACACCAACATCCAAGATGTCAACCGCTACCTGCTGCGGGACAGGAGTGGAG GTAAACTGTCAGAGATGAAATCTACTTGGTCTCCAGGCCCCATTTCTCACAGCCAGGCCTCCCTGTCCCACGAGCTGTGGAAGGTCCCCCAGGGGCCCCGGAGCAGCAACACGGCCCCTTCCCGCCCCCCACCTGGCCTCACGAACACCAAGCCTTCCTCGACCTGGGGTGCCAATTCCCTGGGGCTGGCCCAAGGCTGGAGCAGCTCTTACACCACAG CAGGTACCACGTGGAGTACAGACAGCTCCACCAGGACCAGCAGCTGGCTGGTTCTGAGGAACCTCACTCCGCAG ATTGACGGTTCGACACTGCGTACACTGTGCATGCAGCACGGCCCCCTCATCACATTCCACCTCAACCTGACACAGGGCAACGCTGTGGTGCGCTACAGCTCCAAGGATGAAGCTGCCAAGGCTCAGAAGTCCCTGCACAT GTGCGTGCTCGGGAACACCACCATCCTGGCAGAGTTTGCTGGGGAAGAGGAAGTCAACCGCTTCTTTGCACAGGGCCAGCTGCTTGGCGGAACAACCAGCTGGCAGGCCACTCCAGGCACCAATCAGACAAGGATGGGTGGGGCCGGATCTGGAGCCTCCCATCCCATAGGTCACTCACCCCActggaacaacaacaacggcagcagcagcagcagtagcagtggCCTGGGAACAGGAGGGTCAAAGACGGGTGGAGAGTTGCTGTGGGGTGGCGTGCAGCAGTATTCCAGCCTGTGGGGACCCCCAAGTGGAGAGGAGGGACGGGTCATGGGGAGTCCCACCCCAATCAATACGCTGCTGCCTGGGGACCTGCTGAGTGGGGAGTCCATGTAG
- the tnrc6c1 gene encoding trinucleotide repeat-containing gene 6C protein isoform X5, with translation MEDKKKKRQEEKKKKDAAQKKATEQITKELPPQSGQGAQYDNPLWGHLPANRSATSAASSTNFSGWDQLIIDQKDTEAWPSITLSQSQAPPGGCPLDTDPGHLTSSGSSSSSSSSSTSSSCSAVSMATGANSQTGHFPANHLSSKANSGPSPANHTGTSMLSSQVASSRSWGSGPGPSHCPPQSSVGSEGKSDSPVGGGGSRGWGSSSSSSATNFNLNLNPNANPSAWPMLGHDGGGTGAGSSGGANTISPPQPTPNLCNPPGPSPAQTSTCTGANTNSNSSGIGSAWGSIMASDTSEPHPSPSTNVSFSSEPQNLKTDGPNHTNKQEPPSPIRNLPGWGSAPVGLGSMGQPPPGGPQVNGEDGTSVWGNSSDSKAPSSKEAPGWDSAWGHGGGGAGNSGGWGDQSAGGWGKQHTEEAQGSWDAPSSPPQDPQSSPWSRAVSTAGASEGSSDSMEGHPRHRDHSSRDNPAPLLPAQDLDPRVLCNTGWGQTPVRQHTSWDMDDTKRKNDVGTESWGSGQTTPSDAQGPSNTNMGPSQRTEPGSKNDVPGSQGASGWGGSIAATNQPSSGWGEPANNIKPPSGPGGWGTPSTGGSTTNIPKNGNQSWGEEKTAGWDDSHIKATPQSWGEQPKASHSWGNSGGSNNAGDWREPEESKKSPTNPGWEGEAAGWKEKPRGWGMPSSGPGISGAGGNAGWGEPVCQRPSGPPQGWGAKPQDGPSGSSGAGSMGSWGGSGSVKQSGGWGGSKQESSAEPTGWEEPSPPSIRRKMEIDDGTSAWGDPGTYNKTVNLWDRNNPGMSQAKVTTGGNNPPGPNNNHPLSHNHPYHGPPAPLQNHTQNSQNPGPSSGPMDPIVQHQSGPAHNRGPLIAQGWGEIPSSHSKSESSWGEPAPSPVSVDNGTSAWGKPTGSCGGWGDGNPDSYGRGNSAMTSASCKPAPKPMQDGWGGGGEELNLSGGQWDAEEGDMWNSAASQESNSSCNSWGNASKKVPPKGKVPGKQEDAWIMNRLIKQLTDMGFPRDPAEEALKSNNMNLDQAMSALLEKKTELDKRGMGITGHDYNNGLINKPMSCPRPPLLSKDPSAEPRLPFMDKQMQSGMFGGGGAAQARAMQQPQPPPQPPVPPLSSSQPSLRAQVPQFLSPQVQAQLLQFAAKNIGLNPALLTSPINPQHMTLLNQLYQLQLAYQRLQIQQQMLQAQRNVSGPIRQQEQQVARTINNMQQQIQQHQRQLAQALLMKQQQQQPPPSHSGLHPGGAKSSLDSFPGHPQAPGLPDLQTKEPQSSPNTYSPYSLSGLNPNMNVNCMEVGSLSMKEPPQPQSRLSQWTHPHSIESLSGNSSPLEPNLGKHGANLGPPGKPHQLEDSYSPYNLMSSSESPTSPLVPPDSWGQGKSSSDKMANGTNINWPPEFCPGVPWKGLQNIDPETDPNVTPGSVPSGPTINTNIQDVNRYLLRDRSGGERPVKEFSSSSPTSSQNEALPPSSDWPVSAYTSSFSLSSPETDDAGKLSEMKSTWSPGPISHSQASLSHELWKVPQGPRSSNTAPSRPPPGLTNTKPSSTWGANSLGLAQGWSSSYTTAGTTWSTDSSTRTSSWLVLRNLTPQIDGSTLRTLCMQHGPLITFHLNLTQGNAVVRYSSKDEAAKAQKSLHMCVLGNTTILAEFAGEEEVNRFFAQGQLLGGTTSWQATPGTNQTRMGGAGSGASHPIGHSPHWNNNNGSSSSSSSGLGTGGSKTGGELLWGGVQQYSSLWGPPSGEEGRVMGSPTPINTLLPGDLLSGESM, from the exons AACTGCCCCCACAGAGCGGCCAGGGAGCCCAGTATGATAATCCCCTCTGGGGACACCTGCCAGCCAACAGGAGTGCCACAAGTGCTGCATCTTCCACCAATTTCAGTGGCTGGGATCAACTGATCATTGACCAGAAGGACACAGAGGCTTGGCCCTCTATTACCCTCAGCCAGAGCCAGGCCCCTCCAGGAGGATGCCCTTTGGACACTGACCCTGGTCACCTGaccagcagcggcagcagcagcagcagcagcagcagtagtactagtagtagttGTAGTGCAGTGAGTATGGCCACAGGGGCCAACAGCCAGACAGGCCACTTCCCTGCCAACCACCTTAGCAGCAAGGCCAACAGTGGGCCCAGCCCTGCCAATCATACTGGAACCAGCATGCTCTCTAGCCAGGTTGCATCCAGTCGCAGCTGGGGCTCTGGGCCTGGACCTTCCCACTGCCCCCCCCAGTCCTCAGTGGGGAGTGAAGGGAAGAGTGACAGCCCAGTGgggggaggaggcagcaggggCTGGGGCTCTTCTTCGTCATCCTCCGCCACCAACTTTAACTTGAACCTAAACCCTAATGCCAACCCTTCTGCCTGGCCCATGTTGGGGCATGATGGAGGTGGCACAGGGGCAGGCAGCTCAGGGGGAGCCAACACCATTTCACCTCCACAACCTACACCCAACCTCTGTAATCCACCTGGCCCCTCTCCAGCCCAGACCAGCACCTGTACCGGAGCCAACACTAACAGCAACTCCTCGGGGATTGGCAGCGCCTGGGGTAGCATAATGGCCTCTGACACTTCAGAGCCACACCCCTCCCCGTCCACGAATGTGTCTTTCAGTTCAGAACCTCAGAACCTTAAAACTGATGGACCAAATCACACTAATAAGCAGGAACCCCCCAGCCCCATCCGCAACTTGCCTGGCTGGGGTAGTGCACCTGTAGGCTTGGGTTCCATGGGGCAGCCTCCACCAGGGGGCCCACAGGTCAATGGAGAAGATGGCACCTCAGTATGGGGTAACAGTAGCGATTCAAAGGCACCTTCATCTAAGGAGGCACCTGGTTGGGACTCTGCCTGGGGccatggaggaggtggagcaggaaACTCTGGAGGCTGGGGTGACCAGTCTGCTGGAGGATGGGGGAAGCAGCACACTGAAGAGGCCCAGGGAAGCTGGGATGCCCCCAGCTCTCCTCCCCAGGATCCACAATCTAGTCCTTGGAGCAGAGCTGTGAGCACAGCTGGTGCCAGTGAGGGGAGCAGTGACAGCATGGAAGGACATCCCCGGCACAGAGACCACTCATCCAGAGATAatccagctcctctgctgcctgcccAGGATCTAGACCCCAGGGTGTTGTGCAACACTGGCTGGGGACAGACTCCTGTTCGCCAGCACACCTCCTGGGACATGGACGATACTAAACGCAAGAATGATGTGGGCACTGAATCATGGGGATCTGGCCAAACCACTCCAAGCGATGCCCAGGGGCCCTCCAACACGAACATGGGCCCCTCTCAGAGGACTGAACCTGGGAGCAAAAATGATGTGCCTGGTTCTCAGGGAGCTTCAGGTTGGGGTGGAAGTATAGCTGCTACCAACCAGCCTAGCTCTGGCTGGGGAGAGCCAGCCAACAACATTAAGCCCCCAAGTGGCCCTGGTGGCTGGGGGACCCCTTCAACAGGAGGTTCCACCACTAATATACCCAAGAATGGGAATCAGTCCtggggagaggagaagacagcTGGGTGGGATGACTCTCACATCAAGGCAACACCCCAGAGCTGGGGAGAACAACCCAAAGCATCCCACAGCTGGGGCAATAGTGGAGGGAGCAATAATGCAGGGGACTGGAGAGAACCAGAGGAGAGCAAAAAGAGTCCCACCAACCCTGGGTGggagggagaagcagcaggcTGGAAGGAAAAACCACGAGGCTGGGGAATGCCTTCTTCAGGACCTGGGATatctggagctggaggaaatgCGGGTTGGGGAGAGCCCGTTTGTCAGCGTCCTAGTGGCCCTCCCCAAGGTTGGGGGGCAAAGCCTCAGGATGGGCCCAGTGGTAGTAGTGGAGCAGGAAGCATGGGCTCTTGGGGTGGCTCAGGCTCAGTGAAGCAAAGTGGAGGCTGGGGTGGCAGTAAGCAGGAGTCCTCAGCTGAGCCTACAGGCTGGGAAGAGCCCTCCCCACCTTCAATCCGGCGTAAGATGGAGATCGATGATGGGACCTCAGCTTGGGGTGACCCTGGTACCTACAACAAGACAGTCAACCTGTGGGACAGAAACAATCCAGGAATGTCCCAGGCTAAAGTTACCACTGGAGGCAATAACCCCCCAggccccaacaacaaccacccCCTCTCTCACAATCACCCTTATCATGGCCCGCCTGCACCTTTACAGAACCACACCCAAAACTCCCAAAACCCAGGACCCAGCAGTGGGCCCATGGATCCTATTGTCCAACACCAGTCTGGGCCAGCTCACAACAGGGGTCCCCTGATAGCTCAAG GTTGGGGAGAGATACCCAGCTCCCACTCAAAATCAGAGAGCTCTTGGGGGGAACCTGCACCCTCTCCGGTCAGCGTGGACAATGGGACATCTGCCTGGGGCAAGCCTACCGGGAGCTGTGGAGGCTGGGGAGACGGCAACCCAGATAGCTATGGCAGGGGAAACTCGGCGATGACATCTGCATCTTGCAAACCTG CCCCAAAACCTATGCAAGACGgatggggaggtggaggtgaagagcTCAACTTGTCGGGGGGTCAGTGGGATGCTGAGGAGGGAGACATGTGGAACAGCGCTGCCTCCCAGGAGAGCAACTCCTCCTGTAACTCTTGGGGCAATGCATCTAAAAAGGTCCCACCGAAG GGAAAGGTCCCGGGGAAGCAAGAAGATGCCTGGATCATGAATCGTCtcatcaaacagctgacagacatgGGCTTCCCT AGGGATCCAGCAGAGGAGGCTCTGAAGAGCAACAACATGAACCTGGATCAGGCCATGAGTGCCCTGctagagaagaagacagagctgGACAAGCGGGGGATGGGGATAACTGGCCACGACTACAACAACGGGCTCATCAACAAGCCCATGAGCTGCCCTCGGCCTCCGCTTCTTTCCAAAGACCCCTCAGCAGAACCTCGCTTGCCCTTCATGGATAAg CAGATGCAGAGTGGAATGTTTGGCGGTGGTGGAGCAGCACAAGCCCGGGCCATGCAGCAGCCGCAGCCGCCTCCTCAGCCACCAGTGCCGCCTCTCAGTTCCTCTCAGCCTAGTCTACGTGCTCAAGTGCCTCAGTTTCTCTCCCCTcag GTTCAAGCACAGCTCTTACAGTTTGCAGCAAAAAACATTGGTCTGAATCCTGCACTTTTAACCTCACCAATAAACCCTCAACATATGACCCTTCTGAATCaactttaccagctgcaactg GCATACCAGCGTTTACAAATTCAGCAGCAGATGTTGCAGGCGCAGCGCAATGTTTCTGGCCCCATTCGACAACAAGAGCAGCAA GTTGCACGTACAATCAAtaacatgcagcagcagatccaACAGCACCAGCGTCAGCTGGCCCAGGCTCTgctgatgaagcagcagcaacagcagccgcCCCCTTCCCACTCGGGCCTGCATCCTGGTGGGGCCAAATCCAGCCTGGATTCATTTCCAGGTCACCCCCAGGCTCCAGGCCTCCCTGACCTGCAGACCAAAGAGCCGCAGTCATCTCCCAACACCTACAGCCCCTACTCTCTCT ctgGACTGAATCCAAACATGAATGTAAACTGCATGGAGGTGGGAAGTCTGTCTATGAAGGAACCCCCCCAGCCTCAGTCGCGCCTGTCGCAGTGGACGCATCCCCACTCCATCGAAAGCCTCTCTGGAAACTCCTCTCCTCTAGAGCCCAACCTGGGCAAGCATG GTGCCAACCTGGGTCCCCCTGGTAAGCCCCATCAGCTGGAGGATTCTTACAGTCCCTACAACCTGATGTCCAGCTCAGAGTCACCTACCAGTCCCCTGGTCCCCCCAGACAGCTGGGGGCAGGGCAAGAGCAGCAGTGACAAGATGGCCAATGGGACCAATATCAACTGGCCACCAG aGTTCTGCCCCGGTGTGCCCTGGAAGGGCCTCCAGAATATCGACCCGGAGACTGACCCCAACGTGACCCCCGGCAGTGTCCCCAGCGGGCCCACCATCAACACCAACATCCAAGATGTCAACCGCTACCTGCTGCGGGACAGGAGTGGAGGTGAGAGACCGGTCAAAGAGTTTTCAA GCTCCTCTCCCACTTCATCTCAGAACGAggctctgcctccctcctctgattggccagtcaGTGCCTACACTAGCTCGTTCAGTCTGTCGTCCCCGGAGACGGACGATGCAG GTAAACTGTCAGAGATGAAATCTACTTGGTCTCCAGGCCCCATTTCTCACAGCCAGGCCTCCCTGTCCCACGAGCTGTGGAAGGTCCCCCAGGGGCCCCGGAGCAGCAACACGGCCCCTTCCCGCCCCCCACCTGGCCTCACGAACACCAAGCCTTCCTCGACCTGGGGTGCCAATTCCCTGGGGCTGGCCCAAGGCTGGAGCAGCTCTTACACCACAG CAGGTACCACGTGGAGTACAGACAGCTCCACCAGGACCAGCAGCTGGCTGGTTCTGAGGAACCTCACTCCGCAG ATTGACGGTTCGACACTGCGTACACTGTGCATGCAGCACGGCCCCCTCATCACATTCCACCTCAACCTGACACAGGGCAACGCTGTGGTGCGCTACAGCTCCAAGGATGAAGCTGCCAAGGCTCAGAAGTCCCTGCACAT GTGCGTGCTCGGGAACACCACCATCCTGGCAGAGTTTGCTGGGGAAGAGGAAGTCAACCGCTTCTTTGCACAGGGCCAGCTGCTTGGCGGAACAACCAGCTGGCAGGCCACTCCAGGCACCAATCAGACAAGGATGGGTGGGGCCGGATCTGGAGCCTCCCATCCCATAGGTCACTCACCCCActggaacaacaacaacggcagcagcagcagcagtagcagtggCCTGGGAACAGGAGGGTCAAAGACGGGTGGAGAGTTGCTGTGGGGTGGCGTGCAGCAGTATTCCAGCCTGTGGGGACCCCCAAGTGGAGAGGAGGGACGGGTCATGGGGAGTCCCACCCCAATCAATACGCTGCTGCCTGGGGACCTGCTGAGTGGGGAGTCCATGTAG